In Metarhizium brunneum chromosome 3, complete sequence, a genomic segment contains:
- the BAT1_1 gene encoding Amino-acid permease BAT1, with product MSELCKTPSKSSATMEAVETTGQLNDDRALAQLGYAAELPRNMSMLSILGLSFAIMSVPLGISTTWYISLTDGQSVTALYGWILVSLVSLCTAASMAEICAVYPTAGGVYYWSAILSTRSWAPLVSWIDGWLGLVGNWTAALSINFSGAQVILSAITLWNEDYVPNAWQTVLTFWALTFVCVLLNLAGTKVLDKLNQICVYWTVASVIIVMITLLTMADEKRTAEFVFAHYDASAAGWPNGWAFFVGLLQGAYTLIGYGMVASMCEEVPNPERTVPRGLVLSVLAAGITGLIYMIPILFVLPDVKTLLSVANGQPIGLIFKTVTGSASGGFGLLFLLLGILLFAGTGAITAASRFTFAFARDKAIPGHHIWSRVNKRLDVPLWALILTAIVNALLSCIYFGSSAAFNSFTGVCTICLSTSYGLPVLVSVIRGRRDMGNSPFSLGRFGLLINLICITWIGFSIIIFCMPVALPVTASTMNYASVVFAGFASISVAWYVAYGRKHFHGPPALTAGM from the exons ATGTCAGAACTTTGCAAGACTCCGTCCAAGAGCTCCGCAACCATGGAGGCGGTTGAGACAACTGGACAACTGAACGATGACCGCGCACTTGCGCAGTTGGGATATGCTGCTGAATTACCTAGGAATATGAGCATGCTCAGCATCCTCGGACTCTCTTTCGCCATTATGTCTGTACCTCTTGGCATATCGACAACATGGTATATTTCTCTTACCGACGGGCAGTCAGTAACCGCTCTTTATGGTTGGATCTTGGTATCGTTGGTGTCCCTCtgcaccgccgcctccatgGCCGAGATTTGTGCTGTGTACCCAACAGCTGGAGGCGTATATTACTGGTCTGCTATTCTGTCCACCCGTTCGTGGGCACCTTTGGTCAGTTGGATTGATGGCTGGCTTGGCCTGGTGGGCAACTGGACTGCGGCTTTGAGTATTAACTTTTCGGGCGCGCAAGTTATACTGAGCGCAATCACTTTATGGAACGAGGATTATGTCCCCAACGCGTGGCAGACAGTCCTTACTTTCTGGGCTTTGACATTTGTTTGTGTCCTGCTCAACCTGGCGGGAACCAAGGTTCTGGATAAGTTGAATCAGATTTGTGTCTACTGGACCGTGGCGTCTGTGATTATCGTTATGATCACATTGCTTACTATGGCGGACGAGAAGCGCACCGCCGAATTTGTCTTTGCCCACTATGATGCGTCGGCCGCGGGATGGCCAAACGGCTGGGCCTTCTTCGTGGGCCTGCTGCAAG GAGCATACACCCTCATTGGGTACGGCATGGTTGCTTCCATGTGCGAGGAAGTTCCGAACCCCGAACGCACTGTGCCCAGGGGCCTCGTCCTTTCTGTGCTTGCTGCAGGGATTACTGGTCTTATCTATATGATCCCTATCCTATTCGTTCTGCCAGACGTCAAGACTCTTTTATCtgttgccaatggccaacCCATCGGCCTCATCTTCAAGACAGTCACAGGCTCTGCGAGCGGCGGCTTCGGACTCCTTTTCTTACTCCTCGGGATCCTCCTCTTTGCCGGAACAGGGGCCATAACTGCTGCTTCACGCTTCACCTTTGCCTTTGCACGAGACAAGGCCATTCCTGGACATCATATCTGGAGCCGCGTGAATAAACGCCTTGATGTCCCCCTTTGGGCCCTCATCCTCACTGCCATCGTCAACGCCTTGCTGTCTTGTATCTACTTTGGCTCCTCAGCGGCCTTCAATTCGTTCACAGGTGTGTGTACTATCTGCCTCTCGACTTCCTACGGATTACCCGTTCTAGTGAGCGTGATTCGCGGCCGTCGTGATATGGGCAATTCGCCATTTAGTCTAGGGAGATTCGGGTTACTGATTAATCTGATCTGCATCACTTGGATTGGGTTCTCTATTATCATCTTCTGTATGCCAGTGGCCTTGCCTGTGACTGCGTCGACAATGAACTACGCAAGTGTTGTGTTTGCGGGCTTTGCGAGCATCAGCGTGGCATGGTATGTCGCATATGGGCGGAAACATTTCCACGGACCTCCAGCTCTAACTGCGGGTATGTAA
- the DLD1_0 gene encoding D-lactate dehydrogenase: MRQWITAFVCVSSLGASAYYATRNAEDPATSSTLPLSNVAEIQHDHSPRNLRDALGEFTNIIGKEHVSTSDKDIENHATSSWSSHPAKSTERSFCVLWPGSTDEVSQIMKVCHKRHIPVIGYSGGTSLEGHFTPTRHGVSIDFGRMNKILSFHKEDLDVVVQPAIAWEALNDHLDQEGLFFPPDPGPGAMIGGMVGTGCSGTNAYRYGTIREWVLSLTVVLADGTVIKTRQRPRKSSAGYDLTKLFIGSEGTLGLVTEATLKITTKPESTSVAVAAFPSIRNAADCVTKVVGKGVPVAAVELLDDNQIKCINEAGLTSRAWPEATTIFFKFAGTKAGVKEQIAQVQALAQGAYSTSFEFAKNQEEQDELWSARKEALWSVLAVKKPDDRVWTGDVAVPMSRLPDLIEATKEDLTKSGLFASIVGHVGDGNFHAMILYNDQQRTQAEAVVHRMVKRAIDMEGTVSGEHGVGLVKRDYLSHELGQTTVDAMRQIKRAFDPLCLLNCDKVVRMQDIGEGSTQKW; encoded by the exons ATGAGACAATGGATCACAGCCTTTG TATGCGTCTCTTCCTTGGGAGCTTCTGCTTACTACGCAACTCGCAATGCCGAAGACCCTGCAACATCGTCGACCTTACCGCTCTCGAATGTTGCTGAGATCCAGCACGACCATAGTCCAAGGAACTTGCGCGATGCCCTGGGCGAATTCACAAACATCATTGGCAAGGAGCACGTCAGCACCTccgacaaggacattgaAAATCACGCCACATCTAGTTGGTCCTCGCATCCTGCGAAATCCACCGAGCGATCTTTTTGTGTACTATGGCCTGGAAGTACAGATGAAGTGTCGCAAATCATGAAAGTGTGCCATAAACGTCATATACCCGTTATTGGATATAGTGGCGGAACCAGCCTTGAGGGCCACTTTACACCTACACGTCACGGAGTTTCTATCGACTTTGGTCGTATGAATAAAATTTTATCCTTTCACAAAGAGGATCTTGACGTTGTTGTGCAGCCTGCTATAGCGTGGGAGGCACTAAACGATCATCTTGATCAAGAAGGTCTCTTTTTTCCACCAGACCCGGGACCAGGCGCCATGATTGGCGGTATGGTTGGTACTGGATGTAGTGGCACGAATGCCTACCGATATGGCACTATACGAGAGTGGGTTTTAAGCCTTACTGTTGTTTTAGCTGACGGTACCGTCATTAAGACCAGACAGCGGCCCAGAAAGAGTTCAGCTGGATACGATCTCACAAAACTCTTTATTGGTTCAGAAGGTACGCTTGGCCTTGTGACGGAGGCTACTCTGAAAATTACCACGAAACCAGAATCGACCAGCGTCGCTGTGGCTGCCTTTCCCTCTATTCGAAATGCTGCCGACTGTGTGACAAAGGTGGTAGGGAAAGGCGTCCCGGTGGCTGCTGTCGAGTTGCTCGATGATAACCAGATCAAATGCATTAACGAGGCCGGTCTGACCTCTCGAGCATGGCCGGAAGCTACCACGATTTTCTTCAAGTTTGCGGGAACCAAGGCGGGGGTCAAAGAGCAGATTGCGCAGGTCCAAGCCTTGGCCCAGGGTGCATACAGCACCTCCTTTGAATTTGCTAAGAACCAAGAGGAGCAGGATGAGTTATGGAGTGCTCGTAAGGAGGCTCTTTGGAGTGTGTTAGCCGTCAAGAAACCAGACGATCGCGTGTGGACTGGCGATGTTGCTGTACCTATGAGTAGACTGCCTGACTTGATTGAAGCTACCAAGGAAGACTTGACCAAGAGTGGATTATTTGCTTCTATTGTTGGtcatgttggagatggcaATTTTCATG CAATGATACTGTACAATGATCAACAACGAACACAGGCTGAAGCTGTGGTACATCGAATGGTCAAGCGGGCAATCGATATGGAGGGCACTGTAAGC GGCGAGCATGGGGTTGGTCTGGTGAAAAGAGATTACCTCTCTCATGAACTTGGTCAAACTACGGTGGACGCAATGCGACAAATCAAAAGGGCCTTTGACCCACTATGCTTGTTGAATTGCGACAAGGTGGTTCGCATGCAAGACATTGGAGAAGGGAGCACCCAGAAATGGTGA
- the HPGD_1 gene encoding 15-hydroxyprostaglandin dehydrogenase yields the protein MSHAIKGKTAIVTGAGSGINLAFAQQLLEGGCNVLIADLSLRLEAQRLVDAHTSPAEGRARAVYQHTDVTNWKHLERMFAEAEAQFGEIDIVCPGAGVYEPSFSSFWYPPGTPKSRDSVEGGRYASVDINLVHPIRTTQLALARFLKYKRKPRTVVIISSTNAQDTCLSTAIYDATKHATSGFVRAMSKIDQVHVRIAAVAPGIIKTPLFMENPDKPAMLDGDKDILVEPSEVATVMVCLIERDTICSKIDEARTGAQDIPIGSGTILEVTKNRVRAVHAYHDPGPSGPGAVGSNFEASEATTLALLCPGWGEPTIQKEELT from the exons ATGTCTCATGCCATCAAAGGAAAGACCGCCATCGTCACCGGCGCTGGCAGCGGCATCAATCTTGCCTTTGCTCAGCAGCTCCTGGAAGGCGGATGCAATGTTCTCATCGCTGATCTCTCGTTACGACTCGAGGCACAGCGATTGGTAGACGCACACACGAGCCCAGCGGAGGGCAGGGCTCGCGCCGTCTACCAACACACGGACGTCACAAACTGGAAGCACCTCGAGCGCATGTTTGCGGAAGCTGAAGCCCAATTCGGTGAGATTGACATTGTTTGCCCGGGTGCCGGTGTCTATGAACCG AGTTTTAGCAGCTTTTGGTATCCCCCTGGAACTCCAAAAAGCCGCGACAGCGTCGAGGGTGGCCGCTACGCAAGTGTTGACATTAATCTTGTTCATCCAATTCGGACCACTCAGTTGGCTCTCGCTCGTTTCCTCAAATACAAACGCAAGCCGCGAACTGTTGTCATCATCTCGAGCACCAATGCTCAAGATACTTGCCTTTCCACGGCTATTTACGATGCCACCAAGCATGCGACAAGTGGTTTTGTCCGAGCCATGTCAAAGATTGACCAGGTCCATGTCCGAATTGCGGCAGTTGCGCCTGGTATCATCAAGACACCTCTGTTTATGGAAAACCCAGATAAGCCGGCCATGCTGGACGGAGACAAGGACATCTTGGTTGAGCCTTCCGAGGTTGCCACAGTCATGGTGTGCTTGATTGAGAGAGACACTATATGCTCCAAGATTGACGAGGCAAGGACAGGCGCGCAGGATATCCCGATTGGTAGCGGCACTATTTTGGAGGTGACCAAGAATCGGGTGCGGGCCGTCCATGCGTATCATGATCCTGGGCCGTCTGGACCTGGTGCGGTTGGGTCCAACTTTGAAGCCTCGGAGGCTACGACTTTGGCTTTGCTGTGTCCAGGTTGGGGTGAGCCCACGATCCAAAAAGAGGAGTTGACATAG
- the glo1_1 gene encoding Lactoylglutathione lyase — protein sequence MSPKTDLQSYKLNHGMIRVKDPKATIRFYGLLGLSVIQKLSFPENSFDLYFLGNDAPTAPSHGKFTFDRQGLIELTHNYGTEDEPGFTVSNGNSEPYLGFARFTISVNDVQAASKVLRDAGYSFRQDPCSSNTTSVIALDPDGYWVQLIEQHVPRLSPGTESYWSHRTNQIVLRVKDAEVSIRYYVETLGMSLVNSINNSVEGSTLYLLGYPSEGPFKDGQDVSAREGMLGLLWHHGTEKKDGFRYHNGNEHPQGFGHICVTVDDINAACERLESLGVAWKKRLTDGKMKNVAFLLDPDNYWVELVQNERFTGKANF from the exons ATGAGTCCAAAGACAGATCTTCAGTCGTACAAGCTTAATCACGGAAT GATTCGGGTCAAAGATCCAAAGGCAACAA TTCGGTTCTACGGGCTGTTGGGCCTCAGTGTCATTCAGAAGCTTTCGTTCCCGGAGAACAGCTTCGATCTCTATTTCCTTGGCAACGATGCTCCGACGGCCCCCTCGCATGGGAAATTTACATTTGACCGTCAGGGCCTCATCGAACTAACCCACAACTACGGCACTGAAGATGAACCCGGCTTCACTGTTAGCAACGGGAATTCTGAGCCGTATCTCGGCTTTGCACGCTTCACAATCTCGGTCAATGATGTGCAAGCCGCCTCCAAAGTGTTGAGGGATGCGGGCTATAGTTTCCGGCAGGACCCTTGTAGCAGCAACACAACGTCGGTGATTGCTTTGGATCCCGATGGTTATTGGGTCCAGCTCATCGAACAACATGTGCCACGACTGTCCCCGGGTACAGAGAGCTATTGGAGCCATCGCACA AATCAGATTGTGCTCCGAGTCAAGGATGCGGAAGTATCTATTCGTTACTACGTTGAAACGTTGGGCATGAGCCTTGTCAACAGTATCAACAACAGCGTGGAGGGATCGACATTGTATTTGCTCGGCTACCCCTCCGAGGGTCCATTCAAGGACGGCCAAGACGTCTCAGCACGAGAAGGAATGCTTGGTCTGCTATGGCATCATGGCactgagaagaaggacggGTTTCGGTACCACAATGGAAACGAGCACCCGCAAGGATTTGGTCACATAT GTGTTAccgtcgacgacatcaaTGCAGCATGCGAGAGACTGGAGAGTCTCGGGGTTGCGTGGAAGAAGCGGCTCACCGACGGGAAAATGAAGAACGTAGCCTTCCTTCTTGACCCGGACAACTATTGGGTGGAACTCGTTCAGAATGAGCGTTTCACAGGCAAAGCAAATTTCTAG
- the cao1_0 gene encoding Copper amine oxidase 1, giving the protein MASHLPHPFDPLSGEEIQAATAIVRKAHGDELHFHVVSLHEPRKAEMLAWLADPAKAPRPRRVAEIVVIDPRNLKGHGQVYDGLVDLQSRNITKWIKASGQQPILIVEELLEVEAACRRDPMVIEQCRISGIAEHEMEKVYAEPWTITHDPRFGTGTRMIQGLMYFRPQVDNCQYQYPLDFNPIYDASKKEIVAIDIPKVRRPLQRHPAIDYHHLHIQKNGGYRTDLKPIYITQPEGVSFNMTGTGREIEWQNWKFHIGFNYREGIVFNNITYNDKGNVRPVFYRMSIAEMVVPYGHPEPPHHRKHAFDLGEYGAGYLTNSLSLGCDCKGAIHYLDVDLPTQSGEVRKVKRAICVHENDDELLFKHTDFRDNSTIVTRARKLIVQHIFTAANYEYAVQWVFHQDGTIQPNIKLTGILNTFVMNPGEDLEGFGTQVKKGVNAHNHQHIFLLRINPSVDGQQNTVHMVDAVPIDAPVGSAENPYGNGFVAKRTRLETTGQAMTDYNGSTSRTWDIVNENKINSASGKPVSYKLVSRDVPNLMPKEGSLVWNRAFFARHAIHVTKYSDDELWAAGDHVVQSSGIPSRGLGTWVGNGTQNVANTDIVLWHTFGITHFPSPEDFPIMPAEGITLLLRPRNFFTSNPVMDVPPSYSITPSEIAAKRTGFDTTDKASKLIAMGSQSCCKPPKL; this is encoded by the exons ATGGCATCTCACCTCCCCCACCCTTTCGACCCTCTCAGTGGCGAGGAAATCCAGGCTGCGACTGCTATCGTCCGCAAAGCGCATGGAGATGAGCTTCATTTCCATGTCGTCTCACTTCACGAGCCACGAAAGGCTGAAATGCTCGCATGGCTTGCTGACCCGGCAAAGGCTCCGCGACCGCGACGTGTTGCCGAGATTGTTGTAATTGACCCGCGAAATCTCAAAGGGCATGGCCAAGTTTATGATGGCTTGGTGGATTTGCAGAGCCGCAACATCACCAAGTGGATCAAGGCCAGTGGCCAACAACCCATT CTTATCGTCGAAGAACTTCTCGAGGTGGAAGCAGCCTGCCGCAGAGACCCAATGGTCATCGAACAATGTCGCATCAGCGGTATTGCTGAGCACGAGATGGAAAAGGTCTACGCCGAGCCGTGGACCATCACTCATGACCCTCGATTCGGTACCGGCACCAGGATGATCCAGGGTTTGATGTACTTCCGACCCCAAGTCGACAACTGTCAGTACCAGTATCCCCTGGACTTCAATCCCATCTACGATGCCAGCAAGAAGGAAATTGTCGCCATCGATATTCCAAAGGTGCGACGCCCGCTTCAGCGACACCCGGCCATCGACTACCACCATCTACATATCCAAAAGAATGGAGGCTATAGGACGGATCTGAAGCCAATATACATTACGCAACCCGAGGGCGTCTCTTTCAACATGACAGGAACAGGTCGCGAGATCGAGTGGCAGAACTGGAAATTCCACATTGGCTTCAACTACCGAGAGGGTATTGTATTCAACAACATCACATACAACGACAAGGGCAACGTTCGACCAGTCTTTTATCGCATGTCGATCGCCGAGATGGTTGTACCATA TGGTCATCCTGAGCCTCCGCACCACCGCAAGCATGCCTTTGATCTCGGCGAGTATGGTGCGGGTTATTTGACGAACAGTCTCTCACTTGGATGCGACTGTAAGGGAGCTATCCACTACCTAGATGTCGATCTACCTACACAGTCTGGTGAGGTCCGGAAGGTCAAGAGGGCGATTTGCGTTCACGAAAATGACGACGAATTGCTGTTCAAGCACACCGACTTCCGCGACAACTCGACAATCGTGACTCGTGCCAGGAAACTAATTGTTCAACACATCTTTACTGCTGCTAATTACGAGTATGCGGTCCAG TGGGTGTTCCATCAGGACGGCACAATTCAACCCAATATCAAGCTCACCGGAATCCTCAATACATTTGTCATGAACCCTGGTGAAGACCTAGAAGGTTTTGGTACGCAAGTGAAGAAGG GCGTCAATGCGCATAATCATCAGCACATCTTTCTCTTGCGAATTAACCCCAGCGTCGATGGCCAGCAGAACACGGTTCACATGGTCGATGCCGTCCCAATCGATGCACCAGTTGGAAGTGCAGAAAATCCATACGGCAACGGCTTCGTTGCGAAGCGTACCAGGCTCGAAACAACCGGCCAAGCCATGACCGACTACAATGGCAGCACGTCGCGAACCTGGGATATCGTGAATGAGAACAAGATCAACAGCGCCAGCGGCAAACCAGTCTCTTACAAGCTCGTTAGCAGGGATGTACCCAATCTGATGCCAAAGGAAGGCTCACTTGTGTGGAACCGAGCGTTTTTCGCCCGTCATGCTATCCATGTCACAAAAT ACTCTGATGATGAGCTTTGGGCAGCCGGAGACCACGTTGTCCAGTCATCTGGTATCCCTTCCAGGGGACTGGGCACTTGGGTAGGCAATGGAACACAAAACGTGGCCAACACAGACATTGTTCTATGGCACACTTTTGGCATCACACACTTCCCCTCCCCCGAGGATTTCCCCATCATGCCGGCTGAGGGCATTACGCTTCTCTTGAGGCCCCGAAACTTCTTCACCAGCAACCCGGTAATGGACGTGCCGCCGTCGTACTCGATTACACCGAGTGAGATTGCCGCAAAGAGGACAGGTTTCGACACGACGGACAAGGCGAGCAAACTAATAGCCATGGGCAGCCAGTCCTGCTGCAAGCCACCGAAGCTGTAA
- the BEA4_0 gene encoding Beauvericin cluster-specific repressor BEA4 — translation MSQIKCDETRPSCRQCATRGQDCGGYRLHVRWSTKHESRPVHRAKHQSSPTWLYTARKSQPAQSRQLPAEPDATPEYPALSESESQLTSTTACSSSSADAPFDCPRDETRSVLDLGLLGLVSRLAWDPFNTGSSSSNGAIEGDWAHAGPTGFSGWDSDEPAPNNEDTALCDTEITWSTVSQESTAFSDDSGCFDTDQDARQSLVPISTVAHGPSMMVEYWFRDICPLWSQYDSESNFNRTIAAALWSNCEAVQLSLQAMSTAYLASKVPTMKDMSFSMMKAAAEVITADLHTINSHQLFDTVPVGLLYSLLCIGTSICWLNAGQLGLPFLSEAKALLYNINQHSDSLPADQRQLLQFFNKSWLYVEMLLSMVLSNCKSLQAVEGIGEADVRTCIGPDLPLVPVDDCPHPWTGICSTSLRLFTRTMKLCHRFRHAARTRATFASAHVTSAMRLMEQATSVEEQLLALDLSHLEAGGKTDDSKTPNQHLVRVGEAYRQAGLLQLYQTFPDLLVARYSPQTTAENNAHFPWHTWITPIALQLVTLLKGLPGYSGSKMTQPLLCITASSGLRLQRPLTQGLRQSQTADASDKHIEHHDMLQYIEIARENSEREHGEQVQDDAESTVLSARQFIRDRLKLLKTVLPSKPVSVAEELVEAIWRAYDGEHSLEYVTHWIDIMERENLKSNFA, via the coding sequence ATGTCACAGATCAAATGCGACGAAACGAGACCGTCGTGCCGACAATGTGCTACCCGTGGTCAAGATTGTGGTGGATATCGCTTACATGTCCGATGGTCCACCAAGCACGAGAGTCGTCCAGTTCATCGGGCGAAACACCAGTCCTCGCCTACATGGCTTTACACAGCTCGAAAATCACAGCCTGCCCAGTCCCGACAGCTTCCTGCAGAGCCTGATGCTACCCCCGAGTATCCCGCTCTGTCAGAGTCGGAATCGCAACTCACATCAACAACCgcatgcagcagcagctccgcCGACGCTCCTTTTGACTGCCCAAGAGACGAGACAAGGTCTGTCTTGGATCTGGGACTGCTCGGACTTGTGAGTCGTTTAGCGTGGGATCCGTTCAAcaccggcagcagcagcagcaatggcgcTATCGAGGGAGACTGGGCACACGCCGGACCTACAGGGTTTTCCGGATGGGATAGCGATGAGCCAGCCCCCAACAACGAGGACACGGCTCTTTGCGACACAGAAATCACTTGGAGTACGGTTTCACAAGAATCAACAGCTTTTTCGGATGACTCGGGCTGTTTCGACACTGACCAAGACGCAAGGCAGTCATTGGTTCCAATCTCCACCGTCGCCCACGGGCCATCCATGATGGTTGAATACTGGTTTCGCGATATTTGCCCCCTTTGGTCCCAGTACGATTCCGAATCCAATTTCAATCGCACTATTGCTGCCGCCCTTTGGTCCAACTGCGAAGCCGTACAGCTCAGCCTTCAGGCCATGTCTACAGCCTACTTGGCTTCCAAGGTCCCAACCATGAAGGACATGTCTTTCTCAATGATGaaggctgctgccgaggTGATCACCGCGGATCTACATACTATAAACTCACATCAGCTATTCGATACCGTCCCTGTAGGATTGCTCTACTCATTACTCTGCATCGGAACAAGTATCTGCTGGCTCAACGCCGGCCAATTGGGATTGCCATTCTTGAGCGAGGCTAAAGCCTTGCTATACAATATCAATCAGCACTCAGATTCACTACCTGCCGACCAGCGCCAACTCTTGCAATTCTTCAACAAAAGCTGGCTCTATGTCGAAATGCTCCTATCCATGGTCCTCTCAAACTGCAAGAGCCTACAAGCTGTCGAGGGCATTGGCGAGGCGGATGTACGGACATGCATAGGCCCAGACTTGCCTCTTGTACCCGTCGATGATTGCCCGCACCCCTGGACTGGCATATGCAGTACGAGTCTCCGACTTTTCACGCGCACCATGAAATTGTGTCACAGATTTCGCCATGCCGCTCGTACTCGGGCTACGTTCGCTTCTGCGCATGTCACCTCGGCCATGAGGTTGATGGAACAAGCTACATCGGTTGAGGAGCAATTACTTGCCCTGGATCTTAGTCATCTCGAGGCAGGAGGGAAGACGGACGACAGCAAAACACCCAACCAACATCTTGTTAGGGTGGGCGAGGCTTACCGCCAAGCGGGCCTGCTACAGCTGTACCAGACCTTCCCGGATCTTCTTGTCGCACGTTATAGCCCCCAGACGACTGCGGAAAACAACGCCCACTTCCCATGGCATACGTGGATTACACCCATAGCTCTACAGCTCGTCACTCTCCTGAAGGGTCTTCCAGGATACTCTGGAAGTAAAATGACACAACCTCTGCTCTGCATTACTGCCAGTAGTGGGTTGAGGTTACAGCGCCCACTCACCCAAGGGTTACGTCAGTCGCAAACGGCAGACGCCTCAGACAAACACATTGAGCATCATGACATGCTTCAATATATCGAAATCGCTCGCGAAAACAGTGAGCGGGAGCATGGCGAACAGGTCCAGGATGACGCAGAATCAACTGTACTCAGTGCACGACAATTCATTCGAGATCGTTTGAAGCTGCTTAAAACTGTTCTTCCTTCAAAGCCAGTCTCAGTAGCTGAAGAACTTGTCGAAGCTATTTGGAGGGCCTACGATGGCGAGCACTCGTTGGAATATGTCACTCATTGGATTGATATCATGGAACGAGAAAATTTGAAATCCAACTTTGCTTAA
- the prnB_0 gene encoding Proline-specific permease encodes MIAVAAGEAEKRRKNMPKAVKRVFWRILFFYVLGSLAIGVCAASNDPDVLHGTGSAASPWVIAIKRAGIEVLPSIINAVVLTSASSAANAWL; translated from the coding sequence GGCAGAGAAGCGGCGCAAGAACATGCCCAAGGCGGTCAAGCGTGTCTTTTGGCGCATCCTCTTTTTCTACGTCTTGGGCTCTCTTGCAATTGGTGTTTGCGCTGCCTCCAAcgatccagatgtcctcCATGGCACCGGTAGCGCTGCGTCACCGTGGGTCATTGCGATCAAGCGTGCCGGGATCGAGGTTctcccatccatcatcaatgccgtTGTACTGACCTCGGCCTCTTCCGCCGCCAACGCCTGGTTGTGA